In the bacterium genome, one interval contains:
- a CDS encoding DUF1801 domain-containing protein: MTTSQNKTQPTDQKISEYLDKIDKPERRADAEQLIKIMSEATGEKPVLWGPSMVGFGSYHYKYPSGREGDALKVGFAMRKPKIVLYGLKFYDQIQTNEDLLSKLGPVEIGKGCIYIKSLADIDVTVLKEMIRNAYHYKLVQES, encoded by the coding sequence ATGACCACTTCTCAGAATAAAACTCAACCCACCGATCAGAAGATATCTGAGTATCTCGACAAGATCGACAAGCCAGAGCGTCGTGCGGACGCCGAACAGCTCATCAAGATCATGAGCGAAGCTACTGGCGAGAAACCAGTACTATGGGGGCCAAGTATGGTCGGCTTTGGTTCATATCATTACAAATATCCAAGTGGGCGCGAAGGAGACGCGCTCAAAGTCGGCTTTGCTATGCGTAAGCCAAAGATCGTGCTGTATGGGCTCAAGTTTTATGACCAGATCCAAACCAACGAAGACTTGCTCAGCAAGCTCGGGCCAGTTGAAATCGGTAAAGGCTGTATTTATATAAAGTCACTCGCAGATATTGACGTAACGGTACTAAAGGAAATGATCCGTAACGCGTATCATTACAAGCTCGTCCAGGAGAGCTAG
- a CDS encoding ABC-F family ATP-binding cassette domain-containing protein codes for MIKLQNLHFEYGHTPILDAITFNIGPGDRIGLIGPNGAGKSTLLKIVAGELQPADGTIDRTSDIVGFMPQELTQWRELTVQQCVEELTGVAGAYRALDEASQSLGEDDNAYNQALERLESLGAYSLDERLPRALREVGLPANILDRTVGDLSGGQQTKLALASILVAQYDVFLLDEPTNNLDIAGIEALQKFIKESKAGFLIISHDRSFLRAIMNKIVVLKDAAGGMDYFGGGFAAWREQTARERDAQARAHRVAELEREKLESALERRAAASVTSDRNDAGKRDNDKMATDRKSQNAGKTLARAAKALETRLERLDEVERPDEEVDLTVLFPTTQNRPGGDMASLAGAIVDYGEKQLGPYDLVVRGDDRIAIVGPNGEGKSTLVKLLAGLIDPVKGERNVAEATKIGYIAQQPEFEKPEESLVDNVARMAGVDETKAATELARFGIAREGQLVAAQQVSPGQRGKAFLAVHALRATNLLILDEPTNHLDVHASEALGKALATYPGTLIVVSHDRDFLNEVQIKRYVVVQEGKVLGEKESLAYARTHGLMKDANGDVAK; via the coding sequence ATGATTAAGCTGCAAAATCTACATTTTGAATACGGCCACACGCCCATTCTTGACGCGATTACTTTCAATATCGGTCCTGGCGACCGCATAGGTTTGATTGGACCAAATGGTGCAGGTAAGTCGACGCTTCTGAAGATCGTCGCCGGCGAGCTGCAGCCTGCTGATGGAACGATTGATCGTACTAGCGACATCGTCGGATTCATGCCACAGGAGCTAACCCAGTGGCGTGAGCTGACGGTGCAGCAATGCGTTGAGGAGCTGACGGGAGTGGCTGGAGCGTATAGAGCGCTCGACGAGGCAAGCCAGAGTCTCGGTGAAGATGATAATGCGTATAATCAGGCTCTCGAGCGGCTCGAATCTCTTGGAGCGTATTCACTGGATGAGCGCCTGCCTCGTGCCTTGCGTGAAGTAGGGCTGCCAGCAAACATACTTGATCGCACTGTCGGTGATCTCTCCGGCGGTCAGCAGACTAAGCTAGCTCTGGCGAGCATCTTAGTTGCGCAATATGATGTGTTTTTACTCGATGAGCCAACCAACAATCTCGATATCGCGGGCATTGAAGCACTGCAGAAGTTTATCAAAGAATCCAAGGCTGGTTTCTTGATCATCTCGCACGATCGAAGTTTCTTGCGCGCAATCATGAATAAGATCGTGGTGCTGAAGGACGCGGCCGGTGGTATGGATTACTTTGGTGGTGGCTTTGCAGCTTGGCGCGAGCAGACTGCTCGTGAACGTGATGCACAAGCTCGTGCGCACCGCGTGGCAGAGCTGGAGCGTGAGAAGCTTGAGTCAGCCCTCGAGCGCCGCGCGGCTGCCAGTGTGACGAGTGATCGTAATGATGCTGGCAAACGAGATAATGACAAAATGGCGACTGACCGCAAGAGCCAGAATGCCGGTAAGACCTTGGCGCGTGCTGCGAAGGCACTCGAGACGCGCCTAGAACGACTTGATGAAGTCGAGCGCCCTGATGAAGAAGTCGATCTGACCGTACTCTTCCCAACGACACAAAACCGACCCGGCGGCGATATGGCTTCATTGGCTGGCGCTATAGTCGATTATGGTGAAAAGCAATTAGGACCATATGATCTTGTGGTGCGCGGAGATGATCGAATCGCTATCGTTGGGCCAAATGGCGAAGGTAAGTCGACGCTCGTAAAGCTTCTCGCGGGGTTGATCGATCCGGTTAAGGGCGAGCGCAACGTGGCTGAAGCAACCAAGATTGGCTACATCGCTCAGCAGCCAGAATTTGAGAAACCAGAAGAATCGCTGGTAGATAATGTGGCGCGCATGGCCGGTGTAGACGAGACGAAAGCTGCTACTGAGCTGGCGCGCTTCGGTATTGCGCGAGAAGGACAGCTCGTGGCCGCACAACAGGTGAGTCCTGGTCAGCGAGGGAAGGCATTTCTGGCGGTGCATGCGCTGCGAGCCACGAATCTACTCATCCTTGATGAACCGACGAATCACCTCGACGTGCACGCCAGTGAAGCGCTCGGTAAAGCCTTGGCAACCTATCCTGGCACGCTGATCGTCGTCAGCCACGACCGTGATTTTCTCAATGAAGTCCAGATCAAACGCTACGTCGTCGTGCAAGAAGGCAAGGTCCTTGGCGAGAAAGAGTCGCTAGCCTACGCGCGTACACACGGGCTTATGAAGGATGCGAATGGGGACGTTGCGAAGTAG
- a CDS encoding phospholipid carrier-dependent glycosyltransferase, whose amino-acid sequence MRIKTLIKRGGSIIKPVADWAKSRPTRASVLALLILGFASRFWLFGYPNQAVFDEVYFGKFANAYYLHSYFFDIHPPLGKLLIAGFVWFFQFNPTQSFATIGTTYTDNGYLFLRFLPGLASAILPVIFYLIGKQLKLKQRTALLIGLAVLLENSLITQGRFILIDSFLILFGFASLWAWLVWRNTRSRQWLIYTGLLAGASMSVKWTGIVFLMLYLVVEFLAKAPVRGRLKRVGALLAMSLFIYASSFLIQFALLTKTGEGDAFMTPGFQKTLEGSQYQSDANIRAITIPEKFIELNYQMYDSNRRLTADHPYGSSWYTWPIMQRPIAYWVMGDNQIWLFGNPIIWWGSSIGVLALVVEMIRRTIKKPQEFGGRLVLAGFLASWLPFATISRVMFLYHYFIPLGFAILCTAYLIDRMSARSQFTSTIVMLFGFLLIFPFTYGTTSNILFTWLRTIIPTWR is encoded by the coding sequence ATGCGAATCAAAACATTGATCAAACGTGGTGGGAGCATCATTAAGCCGGTTGCTGACTGGGCAAAATCCCGCCCCACTCGCGCATCTGTACTTGCATTATTAATTCTAGGATTTGCCTCACGCTTCTGGCTCTTTGGCTACCCCAATCAAGCAGTTTTTGATGAAGTCTATTTCGGCAAATTTGCCAATGCCTACTATTTGCACAGTTATTTTTTTGACATCCATCCCCCGCTCGGCAAGTTACTGATTGCGGGCTTCGTGTGGTTTTTCCAATTCAACCCCACGCAGTCATTTGCGACCATCGGCACTACCTATACCGACAATGGCTATCTCTTCTTGCGTTTCTTACCAGGGCTCGCAAGCGCCATCTTGCCAGTGATATTCTACCTGATCGGCAAACAACTCAAGCTCAAGCAACGCACCGCGCTACTTATTGGACTGGCAGTATTGCTTGAAAACAGCCTTATCACCCAGGGCCGCTTCATCCTGATTGATAGCTTCCTTATTCTCTTCGGGTTTGCCAGCCTCTGGGCATGGCTTGTCTGGCGCAATACTCGGTCGAGACAATGGCTCATCTACACCGGCCTCCTTGCCGGAGCAAGTATGAGCGTCAAGTGGACCGGTATCGTCTTCCTAATGCTATATCTCGTTGTAGAATTCCTAGCAAAAGCACCTGTACGCGGCCGGCTGAAGCGCGTCGGAGCATTACTAGCTATGAGTTTATTCATCTATGCCTCGAGCTTCTTGATTCAGTTCGCATTACTTACCAAAACAGGTGAAGGCGACGCCTTTATGACTCCTGGTTTTCAGAAGACACTCGAAGGCAGCCAGTACCAGAGCGACGCGAATATTCGAGCAATTACTATCCCTGAGAAGTTTATCGAACTCAACTATCAGATGTATGACTCAAACCGACGACTCACTGCCGACCATCCGTATGGAAGCAGCTGGTACACCTGGCCAATTATGCAACGCCCGATCGCCTACTGGGTGATGGGCGATAATCAAATCTGGCTTTTCGGCAACCCAATCATCTGGTGGGGATCAAGCATCGGCGTCTTGGCCTTAGTGGTCGAAATGATTCGTCGCACCATCAAGAAGCCTCAGGAGTTTGGTGGCCGTCTCGTGCTCGCCGGCTTCCTCGCCAGCTGGTTGCCATTTGCGACCATCTCTCGAGTCATGTTCCTCTACCACTACTTCATTCCGCTCGGCTTTGCGATACTCTGCACCGCCTACCTCATCGACCGCATGAGTGCCCGATCTCAGTTCACTAGTACAATTGTCATGCTCTTCGGTTTTCTCCTCATCTTTCCCTTCACATACGGCACGACAAGCAATATCCTCTTCACCTGGCTACGCACAATCATCCCGACATGGCGCTAG
- the pyrB gene encoding aspartate carbamoyltransferase — protein MVDQTTTRHILRGQDFTPELLGLLFDRADEHLKVLGDRDAISVLQERGKGAHIFTLFYEPSTRTRLSFETAAHNLGLGVIGTENAREFSSASKGETIEDTIRVLNQYRPAAIVMRHHEEGAAERAAAVSEAPVINGGDGRGQHPTQALLDLFTIKTELGRTDNLHVIIGGDLANGRTGRSLVYLLSKFPKVHFTFVAPESLEMANDIKDHLKEHGLTYDETRELDGVLADADVVYWTRVQKERLAEGVDYQAVSQQYELGREHLAKMKSDGIIMHPLPRVNEIKAEVDSDKRAAYFRQAGYGLPIRMALYEWALKLI, from the coding sequence ATGGTAGATCAAACGACAACACGACACATCTTGCGAGGACAGGATTTTACCCCAGAGCTGCTGGGGCTTTTGTTTGATAGGGCAGACGAGCATCTCAAGGTACTTGGGGATCGTGATGCAATCAGTGTGCTGCAGGAGCGCGGAAAGGGTGCACATATATTTACGCTCTTCTACGAGCCCTCGACGCGCACGCGCCTGAGTTTCGAGACAGCCGCTCATAACCTCGGACTTGGGGTGATCGGTACAGAAAACGCTCGCGAATTCTCCTCGGCTTCAAAAGGAGAAACGATCGAAGATACTATCCGAGTGCTCAATCAATATAGACCAGCTGCGATTGTGATGCGCCATCACGAAGAGGGTGCCGCCGAGCGAGCAGCTGCGGTGAGTGAGGCACCAGTCATCAATGGTGGCGATGGGCGAGGGCAGCATCCGACGCAAGCCTTGCTCGATCTTTTCACGATCAAGACGGAGCTTGGGCGCACGGATAATTTACATGTAATAATCGGTGGTGACTTAGCCAACGGTCGTACGGGTCGCTCGCTGGTCTATCTGCTCTCGAAGTTTCCAAAAGTTCATTTCACCTTCGTCGCGCCAGAAAGTCTCGAGATGGCGAACGATATCAAGGACCACCTCAAGGAGCACGGCCTGACCTATGATGAGACGCGCGAGCTCGATGGTGTGCTGGCTGACGCAGACGTAGTGTATTGGACACGAGTGCAGAAGGAGCGTTTGGCCGAGGGGGTTGATTATCAAGCAGTGTCACAGCAGTACGAGCTAGGACGAGAGCATCTGGCGAAGATGAAGTCAGACGGTATCATCATGCACCCGCTGCCGCGCGTGAATGAAATTAAGGCCGAGGTGGATAGCGACAAGCGTGCGGCCTACTTCCGTCAGGCGGGGTACGGCTTACCGATCCGCATGGCGCTGTATGAGTGGGCTTTAAAGCTAATATAA
- a CDS encoding ion transporter, with amino-acid sequence MKKRSIVHTRALYNDLVVVLFAFASIVFLALELNGDISPASAVWVRIADTGIALFFLIEFIVRFKHARNRRRFLTFHWWELLAAIPVTSTVTQALRSARFVRVIEVLSVLRATGRLEVTGEVLGSKTKTPYIFEALASLFALIFIIAVLFFELEYGRNPNVHSLWDAFWWSATTFTTTGYGDITPVTVGGRIFAMLTMFMGLITAAVFTGAVVKYVSTRKKQKK; translated from the coding sequence ATGAAGAAGCGAAGCATAGTTCATACCCGTGCCCTTTACAATGATCTTGTTGTAGTGCTGTTCGCTTTTGCGAGCATTGTGTTTCTCGCCTTGGAGTTGAACGGTGACATTTCACCGGCTTCTGCAGTGTGGGTGCGAATCGCAGATACAGGCATCGCGCTTTTCTTCTTAATTGAGTTTATCGTGCGGTTTAAACACGCCAGAAATCGCCGTCGCTTCCTGACATTCCATTGGTGGGAATTATTGGCCGCAATTCCCGTGACGAGCACGGTCACACAGGCTTTGCGTAGTGCGCGATTCGTGCGGGTGATCGAGGTCTTAAGTGTCTTGCGAGCGACTGGCCGGCTTGAAGTCACGGGCGAAGTCTTGGGGAGTAAGACAAAGACGCCATATATATTTGAGGCACTGGCCAGCCTGTTCGCGCTTATATTCATTATTGCGGTACTATTCTTTGAGCTCGAATATGGACGTAACCCAAACGTACATTCATTGTGGGATGCATTTTGGTGGTCGGCCACTACCTTCACGACGACCGGCTATGGGGATATTACGCCCGTGACAGTGGGCGGGCGGATATTTGCTATGCTCACGATGTTTATGGGGCTCATAACGGCTGCGGTTTTTACCGGAGCCGTCGTGAAGTACGTATCAACTCGCAAGAAGCAGAAGAAATAA
- the hisS gene encoding histidine--tRNA ligase: MTKIKKKNRVTPRRPSGFPEYSPAEQLEFNRLLGVIRASYESAGFTPIETPALELSEVLLAKGGGDTEKEVFRFGKGSKDYVMHYDLTVPLARYVAEHQNNLVFPFRRSQIQKVWRAERAQKGRAREFYQCDADVVGETDVAVDGELIALAAQTIRLLDIGKFVIKVNNRKLLTGMYEALGLQDKNVEILRLIDKLEKIGSEEVVNGLMKLGLTPESAEQLLELMHLSGPVDQVLTVLHEKQITNATFVRGIEELERALDAARAAGAKDAELEIDCSKARGLDYYTATVFETVLTDMPELGSVCSGGRFDDLASYYTDRSLPGVGISIGLTRLFDGLLFAKKVDISRQTTSQVIVYALDEAAWESAGDIAQELRQHGCVAELVLTESKPAKVFSRADKLGVAVVCILGEKELAAHTVAVKNLRTGEQSEIARTELVQFVRHLV, encoded by the coding sequence ATGACTAAGATCAAGAAAAAGAATCGCGTGACCCCTCGTCGGCCGAGTGGTTTTCCGGAATACAGTCCAGCAGAGCAACTGGAGTTTAATCGTCTGTTGGGCGTGATTCGTGCTAGCTATGAATCGGCCGGCTTCACGCCAATCGAGACACCGGCTCTTGAGCTGTCGGAGGTCTTGCTGGCGAAAGGTGGCGGCGACACGGAGAAGGAAGTGTTTCGCTTCGGCAAAGGGAGTAAGGACTACGTGATGCACTATGATCTGACTGTGCCCCTCGCTCGCTATGTAGCAGAGCACCAAAACAATCTCGTCTTTCCCTTTCGCCGCTCGCAGATTCAGAAAGTGTGGCGAGCTGAGCGAGCTCAAAAGGGTCGCGCCCGCGAATTTTATCAGTGTGATGCAGACGTGGTGGGCGAGACGGACGTCGCTGTCGACGGTGAGTTGATTGCGTTGGCAGCGCAGACGATTCGGTTACTCGACATCGGAAAGTTTGTTATTAAGGTCAATAACCGTAAGCTTTTGACGGGTATGTACGAAGCACTTGGCCTGCAAGATAAGAATGTAGAGATCCTGCGCCTGATCGATAAGCTCGAGAAGATCGGCAGTGAAGAGGTCGTCAATGGCTTGATGAAGCTTGGTCTGACGCCAGAATCTGCGGAGCAGTTACTTGAGCTCATGCACCTTAGCGGCCCAGTCGATCAAGTATTGACGGTTCTGCATGAGAAGCAGATTACCAATGCGACTTTTGTGCGCGGGATTGAGGAGCTGGAGCGGGCGCTTGATGCGGCGCGCGCGGCTGGCGCTAAGGATGCAGAGCTTGAGATCGACTGCTCGAAGGCGCGCGGCCTAGACTATTACACTGCCACCGTTTTTGAGACGGTGCTGACCGACATGCCTGAGCTCGGAAGCGTGTGTTCGGGCGGCAGATTTGACGATTTGGCTTCATATTATACCGACCGCTCGCTGCCAGGCGTCGGTATCTCGATTGGTTTGACACGACTCTTTGACGGATTACTGTTTGCGAAAAAAGTAGATATTTCTCGTCAGACAACCAGTCAAGTAATTGTCTATGCGCTCGACGAGGCAGCCTGGGAATCAGCCGGAGATATCGCGCAAGAGTTGCGTCAGCATGGCTGCGTGGCAGAGCTAGTGCTTACAGAGTCTAAACCTGCCAAAGTATTTAGTCGAGCCGATAAACTTGGGGTGGCGGTCGTGTGTATACTCGGCGAAAAAGAGCTTGCTGCACATACGGTCGCAGTCAAAAATCTACGTACGGGTGAACAGTCGGAGATTGCTCGCACCGAGTTGGTGCAATTTGTGCGTCACTTAGTTTAA
- a CDS encoding insulinase family protein: MKHETYEIPLKNGGRLVVIHVPGSPIFHLETHVNSGHRFAKKSQYELPHLLEHLALEGSKRFPDPRTIRFELEKYGIYHNAFTSLDRNWYEFYGAKEYMTHIVDLAYEWLLEPTFTEEAIAQQKQVVENELTQRDANVEQRLGYAMYQATKNGLVPSWKQRIKSMSTISRQDILDYHATYYRPSNLTHMITGDLPKSQVTVIQQQIEDKLAGMPSGKRQTMTPVIPTSPKAMTIAVDHPEKSAVQFDLSFVLPGFDAEFDKQHFTSLRIFQTIQAAGLYARLFEKTRAAGLTYTIGMEIGANQEFSFLDIYDKVKPENMQPLLELVFAEMRAVAAGGFTDEELERAIGFRVGKMALRFQTALNFTSWYEDAYIYGMPLYSPDDVLRELQAVTRDSVVEAVRRFFTAGELQRRLGVASAAKLDPAVEQLVRDFKI; encoded by the coding sequence ATGAAACACGAGACATACGAGATTCCACTTAAGAACGGCGGCCGCTTGGTCGTTATCCACGTGCCTGGCTCGCCGATCTTTCATCTCGAGACGCACGTCAATAGTGGGCATCGGTTTGCGAAGAAGTCTCAATACGAACTCCCACACTTGCTCGAGCACCTCGCACTTGAAGGCTCCAAGCGCTTCCCAGATCCACGCACCATTCGTTTTGAGCTAGAAAAGTATGGTATCTATCACAATGCCTTCACCTCGCTGGACCGCAATTGGTATGAATTCTACGGCGCGAAGGAATATATGACGCACATCGTTGATCTGGCGTACGAATGGTTACTCGAGCCAACTTTTACAGAGGAGGCAATCGCTCAGCAGAAGCAGGTCGTGGAGAACGAGTTGACGCAGCGCGATGCAAATGTCGAGCAGCGACTCGGCTACGCGATGTACCAAGCAACGAAGAATGGCTTAGTGCCGAGCTGGAAGCAGCGCATTAAGTCGATGAGCACAATCTCGCGACAAGACATTCTCGACTATCACGCAACATATTACCGCCCCTCAAACCTGACGCACATGATCACAGGCGATCTGCCGAAGTCGCAGGTGACCGTTATCCAGCAGCAGATCGAAGACAAGCTTGCGGGTATGCCGAGTGGCAAACGCCAGACTATGACGCCGGTTATTCCAACGTCGCCGAAGGCCATGACGATTGCGGTTGATCATCCAGAGAAGAGCGCTGTGCAGTTTGATCTGAGCTTTGTGTTGCCAGGATTTGACGCTGAGTTTGATAAGCAACACTTCACGTCGTTGAGGATCTTCCAGACGATTCAGGCCGCAGGATTATATGCGCGACTTTTCGAAAAAACGCGCGCCGCTGGGTTGACTTATACCATCGGTATGGAAATCGGTGCGAATCAAGAATTTAGCTTCTTGGATATCTACGACAAAGTGAAGCCTGAGAATATGCAGCCACTCCTTGAGCTCGTGTTTGCTGAAATGCGTGCCGTTGCTGCTGGTGGGTTTACCGATGAGGAGCTCGAGCGAGCGATTGGCTTCCGGGTTGGTAAGATGGCACTGCGTTTTCAGACGGCGCTTAATTTTACTTCTTGGTATGAAGACGCTTATATCTACGGCATGCCGCTGTATTCGCCGGATGATGTGCTGCGCGAGCTCCAGGCTGTCACGCGCGATTCTGTTGTCGAAGCAGTTCGGCGATTCTTTACGGCAGGGGAGTTACAGCGTCGACTTGGCGTCGCAAGTGCTGCGAAGCTCGACCCGGCCGTTGAGCAATTAGTGCGGGACTTCAAGATCTAA
- a CDS encoding GreA/GreB family elongation factor — MQHTHVRQAAHKPIISLAEKAAIEARIRILYSEDAVATEELADATHNGAETYHDNAAFDAAKDKKNLAQAGLGKLLTLLRQAEVVESNVPTKAAIGTKVRYRDEDSGQEYEIKLAGDGAWLMDGEWASAYAPIGKLLLGAKPGESRSGQIGDRTVSLTVLDIDSL, encoded by the coding sequence ATGCAGCACACTCATGTACGACAAGCGGCTCACAAGCCAATCATAAGTCTGGCAGAAAAAGCTGCGATCGAGGCTCGCATTCGCATACTCTATAGCGAGGATGCCGTGGCCACGGAGGAGCTCGCTGATGCCACACACAATGGAGCGGAAACGTATCATGATAACGCCGCCTTCGATGCGGCCAAGGATAAGAAAAACCTTGCCCAAGCAGGGTTAGGCAAACTGCTGACGCTCTTACGCCAAGCAGAGGTTGTCGAGTCGAATGTACCGACGAAAGCGGCGATCGGCACGAAGGTTCGCTATAGAGATGAAGATAGTGGGCAGGAGTATGAGATCAAGCTTGCTGGCGATGGGGCGTGGCTGATGGATGGCGAATGGGCAAGCGCCTATGCGCCGATCGGCAAACTCTTGCTTGGCGCGAAGCCGGGTGAATCACGCAGTGGACAGATTGGTGATCGAACGGTTTCTCTAACGGTACTCGATATAGATAGCTTGTAA
- a CDS encoding DUF4287 domain-containing protein — MTFQAYIDNIQAKTGKTPENFLKLAKAAGLLKPGVKATQITDWLKQEFDLGLGHARAIYATIKPHMGSDS, encoded by the coding sequence ATGACCTTCCAGGCATATATCGACAATATCCAAGCAAAAACCGGCAAGACACCTGAAAATTTCCTCAAGCTCGCAAAGGCTGCTGGCTTGCTCAAGCCCGGGGTAAAGGCGACACAAATCACCGACTGGCTCAAGCAAGAATTCGATCTCGGCCTCGGCCATGCGCGCGCCATCTACGCGACCATCAAGCCCCACATGGGCAGTGACTCGTAG
- the aspS gene encoding aspartate--tRNA(Asn) ligase — translation MIEKRSIQEVTQDRDGEAVTVTGFVEVIRDQKRMQFVILRDSTGRVQLVNDREARPEVAEVISQLTAGSAVEARGRIAANPSARLGGVEILLSELIVHGLAESPLPIDDRSSEELQLDWRALSLRTPRWQLIMRVQTAVERAMREFWHNQGFIEIHSPKLMGTASESGSELFTLPYFGKSASLAQSPQFYKQLAMAAGIDRVFEIGPVFRANPSFTSRHDTEFTSVDMEMAWIDSPEDVMAMEELWLQWVIQRVAEELKDEIHTEFGVELIVPTVPFPRITLAEAQEIAKASGHIPFKSDDLDPESERALSRHVMSEFGHEFVFVTEWPSSARPFYHMREADAPGMTRSFDLLWKGLEITTGAQREHRLEQLRAQALEKGLDEEPLRNYLDSFRYGCPPHGGCGIGLTRILMILLGLKSVREVTFVYRGPNRLTP, via the coding sequence ATGATCGAGAAACGCTCGATTCAAGAGGTAACACAAGATCGTGACGGCGAAGCCGTCACAGTTACGGGCTTCGTCGAGGTCATCCGCGACCAGAAGCGAATGCAATTCGTCATTCTTCGCGACTCAACCGGACGTGTGCAGCTCGTCAACGACCGAGAGGCTCGACCGGAGGTCGCAGAAGTAATTTCTCAGCTGACTGCTGGCTCAGCAGTAGAAGCTCGGGGGCGTATCGCCGCCAACCCTTCCGCAAGGCTGGGTGGCGTGGAAATTCTCCTCTCCGAGCTGATCGTTCATGGTTTGGCCGAATCGCCACTGCCAATCGACGATCGATCTTCTGAAGAGCTGCAGCTTGACTGGCGGGCCTTGTCGCTACGCACTCCACGATGGCAGCTCATCATGAGGGTGCAGACTGCCGTAGAACGTGCGATGCGTGAATTCTGGCACAACCAGGGATTCATCGAGATTCATTCACCCAAGCTCATGGGCACGGCGAGTGAGTCTGGCAGTGAATTGTTCACACTGCCGTACTTCGGAAAGAGTGCTTCACTGGCTCAGTCACCTCAGTTCTACAAGCAACTTGCCATGGCTGCAGGTATCGACCGAGTATTTGAGATTGGTCCAGTCTTCAGGGCGAACCCTTCCTTCACAAGCCGCCATGACACCGAGTTTACCTCAGTAGATATGGAAATGGCTTGGATCGACTCGCCCGAAGACGTCATGGCCATGGAAGAGCTCTGGCTCCAATGGGTCATTCAGCGTGTCGCGGAAGAACTCAAAGACGAGATTCACACCGAATTCGGTGTCGAGCTGATCGTTCCGACTGTTCCGTTCCCGCGCATCACTCTCGCCGAGGCACAAGAGATCGCCAAAGCAAGTGGGCATATCCCGTTCAAGTCTGACGATCTCGACCCTGAGAGCGAACGAGCTCTTAGTCGCCATGTCATGTCTGAGTTCGGACATGAGTTCGTCTTTGTGACGGAGTGGCCGTCATCTGCACGACCGTTCTATCACATGCGGGAAGCGGATGCCCCCGGGATGACCCGAAGTTTTGACCTTCTCTGGAAGGGCCTCGAGATCACTACGGGTGCGCAGCGTGAGCATCGACTCGAACAGCTGCGAGCCCAGGCACTTGAAAAGGGGCTCGATGAAGAGCCCTTGAGAAACTATCTGGATTCGTTCCGATACGGCTGCCCTCCCCACGGAGGCTGCGGAATCGGTCTCACACGAATCTTGATGATTCTTCTAGGCTTGAAGTCAGTTCGCGAAGTGACGTTCGTCTATCGCGGACCGAACCGACTCACGCCGTAA